The following proteins come from a genomic window of Aspergillus luchuensis IFO 4308 DNA, chromosome 3, nearly complete sequence:
- a CDS encoding uncharacterized protein (COG:O;~EggNog:ENOG410PSDM) codes for MAGTATATYTTDVWTSPSVDGSQWEYAVPIRQDSTKHRSKSRSSHDSHARSRERNSKGSRSSSLSRHAYAHEHLTSRGRPQASHSRRGSEAGSSRSIYGHDVASRSAGNVKDSTDSLYRKGSVRHGEWHEGMGMYTDEIDQDNWIHRDKLAKIESEELQQAAILLQRRAGEGNKTRTKNYDSYGTPASSPPTEQLEPWPSLHGDSQFREHSGSPTFPEEGEERGRWDSRRQEDGMANGAAGFYRNPGLRKSSSRIPIPSGIPVPVSPNPENGGREFSKQRSRANTHGDDDALSFGMPRRASEPMSVDSAQNITPAGSRPGSRGNTLQNAAGRKTTKGGATNRKTSAPPSTTRKATPRSRAPSSTLRATKAAENRPINRPEGDPPWLATMYKPDPRLPPDQQILPTHARRMQQEQWEKEGKTPTTYDREFAPLAIGPDGPKPSEKPAPKEEEPEPEPIEQNEKVEKEEVQEQKTPNLETPSKESGRPNSGTGYSTMPRVHEPPQAALQPKWSPPVVTAQEPPPKEKGCGCCIVM; via the exons ATGGCGGGGACAGCTACCGCGACTTACACGACAGATGTTTGGACGTCACCCAGCGTAGATGGGAGTCAGTGGGAGTACGCTGTCCCGATTCGACAGGAT AGTACTAAGCATCGCTCCAAATCACGGTCCTCCCACGATTCACACGCCAGGTCCAGGGAGCGTAATTCCAAGGGCTCTCGCAGCTCCTCGCTATCGCGTCACGCCTATGCTCACGAGCACTTGACCTCCCGGGGCCGCCCACAAGCTAGCCACAGCCGACGCGGAAGTGAAGCAGGCAGCTCACGCTCAATCTACGGACACGATGTAGCCAGTCGTAGCGCCGGCAACGTCAAAGACTCGACGGATTCTCTTTATCGAAAGGGGTCGGTGAGGCACGGCGAGTGGCACGAGGGAATGGGCATGTATACGGACGAGATCGACCAGGACAATTGGATCCATCGCGACAAGCTGGCCAAGATTGAGAGTGAGGAGCTGCAGCAGGCCGCCATTCTGCTACAACGTCGGGCGGGTGAGGGCAACAAGACGCGCACAAAGAACTACGACTCGTATGGAACACCTGCCAGCTCCCCACCGACCGAGCAACTGGAACCCTGGCCCAGTTTGCACGGCGATTCCCAGTTCCGGGAACATAGCGGGTCTCCAACCTTCccagaagaaggtgaagagcgTGGAAGGTGGGATTCTCGTCGACAGGAAGACGGCATGGCCAATGGAGCGGCCGGCTTCTATCGCAACCCCGGACTTCGCAAAAGCTCTTCGCGGATACCCATTCCCTCGGGTATCCCAGTACCGGTCTCTCCCAATCCCGAGAACGGCGGACGGGAATTCTCCAAGCAGCGCAGCCGCGCGAATACCCACGGGGATGACGATGCTTTGTCCTTCGGGATGCCCCGTCGGGCTAGTGAGCCGATGTCGGTGGACTCTGCCCAGAACATTACTCCGGCAGGAAGTCGGCCTGGCAGTCGCGGGAACACTCTACAAAATGCGGCCGGTAGGAAGACCACCAAGGGCGGTGCTACCAATCGCAAGACGTCGGCTCCTCCGTCGACTACACGAAAGGCGACCCCGAGAAGCCGGGCACCGTCGAGCACGTTGCGGGCCACTAAAGCCGCTGAAAATCGTCCCATTAACCGGCCGGAAGGCGACCCTCCGTGGTTGGCGACGATGTACAAGCCCGATCCACGTCTTCCGCCTGACCAGCAGATTCTTCCCACACATGCACGACGCatgcagcaggagcagtgggagaaggaaggcaaGACGCCTACCACGTATGATCGGGAGTTTGCTCCGCTAGCCATCGGGCCGGACGGGCCAAAGCCCTCTGAGAAGCCGGCacccaaggaagaggagccggagccggagccgatCGAACAGAACGAAAAggtggagaaagaagaagtgcAAGAGCAGAAGACCCCGAACTTGGAGACACCGTCCAAGGAGTCGGGACGGCCGAACTCAGGCACGGGCTACAGCACGATGCCGCGGGTACATGAACCACCACAGGCGGCGCTGCAGCCAAAATGGAGCCCGCCAGTGGTGACTGCGCAGGAACCGCcgccgaaggagaagggctgCGGATGCTGCATCGTGATGTAG
- a CDS encoding BAG family molecular chaperone regulator (COG:S;~EggNog:ENOG410PSVN;~InterPro:IPR039690,IPR029071,IPR036533,IPR003103;~PFAM:PF02179;~TransMembrane:1 (n4-13c18/19o68-90i);~go_component: GO:0005689 - U12-type spliceosomal complex [Evidence IEA];~go_function: GO:0051087 - chaperone binding [Evidence IEA];~go_process: GO:0000398 - mRNA splicing, via spliceosome [Evidence IEA]) produces the protein MSQLLSHISLSSLGETCASYLDHVTTNLPPSLYTLHHQLIATLSSAKDSTPLRLLTPWPELLADHPDGAYTTPVAYTLIVCTIVILVMSWRTPFANFWRRGYTNVDNTPQVTDNDYSYITQDDIVNPPANTYRNQYAGAEDTEPDTLILKHRKEKYDLHFPAYAINDGALSVGQLRQRAAEATRTPDPKRIKLLYKGKLLDNDSLPCRSEGLKQQSEVLCVVSGVEPGESSPSELSEAEADRNAESARQEGSGRKKSGKNKKRNSKNKRKGGKQADGSNTLPPPAEEPPRPSNGTGMPPPAPNLKSFNNPIDQVNALSSYLQRELVPLCEDYITNTPADAKSREFEYKKLTETILAQVLLNADNINPDGVQEIRDARRALVKSAQNALNSLDQVSRT, from the coding sequence ATGAGCCAGCTGCTCTCGCACATTTCTCTGTCCTCGCTGGGCGAGACGTGTGCATCCTACTTAGACCACGTCACCACCAACCTTCCTCCGTCCTTGTAcactctccaccatcaactcATCGCCACGCTCTCATCAGCCAAAGACTCGACTCCCCTGCGCCTGCTTACGCCTTGGCCCGAACTACTAGCGGACCACCCCGACGGCGCATACACCACACCCGTCGCTTACACTCTCATCGTCTGTACAATTGTCATTCTCGTCATGTCCTGGCGCACTCCGTTCGCCAACTTCTGGCGCCGTGGTTACACCAACGTCGACAATACCCCCCAAGTCACCGACAACGACTACAGCTACATCACACAAGATGATATCGTCAACCCACCCGCAAACACGTATCGCAATCAATACGCAGGAGCGGAGGACACCGAGCCCGACACTCTTATTCTGAAACACCGCAAGGAAAAGTACGATCTGCACTTCCCGGCTTACGCTATCAACGACGGCGCCCTCAGCGTGGGTCAACTGAGACAGCGGGCAGCGGAGGCGACGCGCACCCCTGATCCGAAGCGGATCAAACTGCTCTACAAGGGGAAGTTGTTGGACAACGACTCGCTGCCGTGTCGGTCGGAGGGTCTCAAACAACAGTCGGAAGTGCTATGTGTCGTCTCCGGAGTGGAGCCGGGGGAGAGCTCGCCCAGTGAATTGTCCGAGGCGGAGGCTGACAGGAACGCGGAATCCGCCCGTCAGGAGGGATCTGGTCGCAAGAAGTCgggcaagaacaagaagcgcaaCAGCAAGAATAAGAGGAAGGGCGGAAAGCAGGCCGACGGCTCAAATACCCTCCCACCTCCCGCCGAAGAACCTCCGCGCCCGTCCAACGGAACCGGCATGCCGCCCCCAGCACCCAATCTGAAGTCGTTCAACAACCCGATCGACCAAGTGAACGCTCTGTCGTCGTATCTGCAACGGGAGCTTGTTCCTCTCTGCGAGGACTACATCACGAACACACCGGCGGATGCCAAGTCGCGCGAGTTCGAGTATAAGAAGCTGACGGAGACGATCCTGGCGCAGGTTCTTCTGAATGCGGACAACATCAACCCCGACGGTGTGCAGGAGATCCGTGATGCGCGTCGGGCTCTTGTCAAGTCAGCTCAGAACGCGCTCAACAGTCTGGACCAGGTCAGCAGGACATGA
- a CDS encoding LMBR1 domain-containing protein (COG:S;~EggNog:ENOG410PHP6;~InterPro:IPR006876;~PFAM:PF04791;~TransMembrane:9 (o12-30i42-63o91-111i132-149o161-183i349-375o404-425i446-465o497-515i)) produces MISASPVPVGSSVFFTLALLTISVLVLLLLRRFLTLRATPAYLSIPVFLALALPASVVLLVPIDLASSSRDGGGPTAIWLPDRLILVSWRIAYWLIFVLTWAILPLLGEYIDSGYRDPKGRIQYSIRSNARYQLIVLCCATVGLIYISIQNGFEFTSIKTLVMALAYVWGLVLAIYLMGHGLVSIPRTLFRNSNVSGRLRRIQAHAPKLHDRLMDAINDLESLESQVAQLQRRKTGTARDFQEWIDELAETSNPPELRSGLLEHADGPGTIPAVITERYLADLTRRLQRARHQKARFVDEWDRLVLSAADMQAIINASASKKLEFIHSPHRSSWLPSLNFLSPYMRYHLYVHVIPNVRLALGAVFSAASVCVVWSELVKSLAPRLSVVTLSIVSYHKEPAPVDFGRQLIASAWLLYMCSAALVGVNDAKVWGNRALVRRNTYGESACWYAGLVARLTVPIAYNFLTFLPATVRQNTTFYKFLGRFIDLTPLGKGFDYFFPVFILVPIGATLFNLYGRVQNICSWGLLEEEDDDLENNPGGYGLGGWREGRDLIDRELNGLGSLGLSPRGGRSPRPSSRIDDDTPAFSSSRTALLENSRTPRASRGTPATTPLMEDEDEDNFFQSFAHRVRNTFETASKPQWLQGDSFRLPRWMGSESNDGDSGLARWFGGRPAPGGVRL; encoded by the exons ATGATTTCCGCATCACCGGTTCCCGTGGGGTCCAGCGTCTTTTTTACTTTGGCCCTCCTTACGATCTCTGTGCTAGTTTTGTTACTTCTGCGACGCTTTCTCACTCTCCGCGCGACTCCGGCCTACCTTTCCATCCCCGTCTTCCTTGCACTCGCGCTTCCGGCCAGTGTAGTTCTTCTAGTGCCAATTGATCTAGCATCGAGCTCGCGCGATGGCGGAGGCCCCACGGCCATCTGGCTACCCGACCGTCTAATTCTCGTCTCCTGGCGCATTGCTTACTGGCTGATCTTTGTGCTGACATG GGCCATCCTTCCTTTACTCGGAGAATACATTGATTCGGGCTACCGTGACCCGAAGGGTCGCATTCAATATTCCATTCGTTCCAATGCGCGGTACCAACTGATTGTTCTGTGCTGTGCAACGGTCGGATTAATCTACATCTCGATCCAGAATGGCTTTGAATTCACCTCGATTAAGACGCTAGTGATGGCTCTTGCATATGTTTGGGGTTTGGTTCTGGCCATCTATCTGATGGGTCACGGACTTGTGTCCATTCCCCGCACGCTCTTCCGTAACTCCAACGTCAGTGGTCGTCTGCGAAGAATCCAAGCACATGCTCCGAAACTGCACGACCGTTTGATGGACGCCATTAATGACCTGGAAAGCTTGGAGTCGCAAGTTGCTCAATTGCAGCGTCGCAAAACGGGCACCGCTCGTGATTTTCAGGAATGGATCGATGAATTGGCAGAGACGTCGAACCCGCCCGAGCTGCGTTCGGGGCTCTTGGAACATGCGGACGGGCCCGGCACTATCCCTGCCGTCATTACTGAACGTTACCTTGCGGACTTGACCCGACGTCTTCAGCGCGCTCGGCATCAGAAGGCTCGCTTCGTCGATGAGTGGGATCGCTTGGTCCTATCCGCAGCAGACATGCAGGCAATTATCAATGCGTCGGCATCTAAGAAGCTCGAGTTTATTCACTCCCCCCATCGATCATCTTGGCTCCCGAGCCTGAACTTCCTGAGTCCCTATATGCGCTACCACCTCTATGTGCATGTCATTCCAAACGTACGACTTGCACTAGGCGCAGTTTTCTCGGCGGCTTCCGTGTGCGTTGTCTGGTCGGAGTTGGTCAAGTCCTTGGCACCTCGGCTATCCGTTGTGACGCTATCTATAGTGTCTTACCACAAGGAGCCTGCGCCGGTCGACTTTGGGCGCCAATTGATTGCCTCTGCTTGGCTGCTGTACATGTGCTCGGCAGCTTTAGTAGGTGTGAACGACGCCAAAGTGTGGGGCAACCGTGCTTTGGTCCGCCGAAACACGTACGGGGAGAGCGCCTGTTGGTATGCGGGGCTAGTCGCCAGACTGACAGTTCCCATCGCTTACAACTTCTTGACCTTTTTGCCTGCGACCGTCCGGCAGAACACTACTTTTTACAAGTTCTTGGGCCGGTTCATTGACCTTACCCCGCTCGGAAAGGGCTTTGATTACTTCTTCCCGGTCTTCATTCTGGTGCCTATCGGTGCCACCCTATTCAATCTCTACGGTCGCGTCCAAAATATCTGCAGCTGGggtcttctggaagaagaagacgatgatctggagaaCAACCCCGGTGGCTACGGACTAGGTGGGTGGCGAGAGGGGCGTGATCTTATCGACCGGGAGCTCAACGGCCTCGGCTCTTTGGGACTCTCCCCTCGTGGCGGTCGGTCACCTCGCCCGTCCAGTCGCATTGACGATGACACGCCagcattctcctcctcgcgcACCGCGCTGCTGGAGAATTCTAGAACCCCTCGGGCCTCCAGAGGTACACCCGCCACGACTCCGTtgatggaagatgaggatgaagataacTTTTTCCAGTCCTTCGCTCATCGAGTGAGGAACACATTTGAAACCGCCAGCAAGCCCCAGTGGCTGCAGGGCGACTCCTTCCGTCTCCCCAGATGGATGGGCAGTGAAAGCAATGATGGTGATAGCGGACTGGCAAGGTGGTTTGGTGGTCGACCAGCACCTGGCGGAGTCCGACTGTAA